A single genomic interval of Selenobaculum gibii harbors:
- a CDS encoding YceD family protein — translation MMKINVVQPKTNVGKAYIFSFTTSAEELDINVSQYTIDGNVDIKGEVLYTGTCFRISGDISFTKSFQCDRCLEYFSQKQMLSFLEECKAEVSDEDVGEEVICFSGNEVDIANLIRETILLSQPLNNICSPDCRGLCLKCGANLNDEECGCDRHIVDPRLAALQKLLNKR, via the coding sequence ATGATGAAAATTAATGTCGTGCAACCTAAAACTAATGTTGGGAAAGCTTACATATTTAGCTTTACGACTTCAGCAGAGGAACTTGATATAAATGTTAGTCAATATACCATAGATGGTAATGTTGATATTAAGGGAGAAGTTTTATATACGGGAACTTGCTTTAGGATTTCTGGGGATATCAGTTTTACTAAATCTTTTCAATGTGATCGTTGTTTAGAATATTTTTCTCAAAAGCAAATGTTGAGTTTTCTTGAAGAGTGTAAAGCAGAAGTGAGCGATGAGGACGTCGGGGAAGAAGTAATTTGTTTTAGTGGAAACGAAGTTGATATTGCGAATTTAATTCGTGAGACGATATTGCTGTCGCAACCACTGAATAATATATGTAGTCCTGATTGTCGCGGATTGTGTTTGAAATGTGGTGCGAACCTGAATGATGAAGAATGTGGGTGCGATAGACACATTGTTGATCCGAGGCTTGCAGCATTACAAAAGCTTTTAAATAAGCGGTAA
- the plsX gene encoding phosphate acyltransferase PlsX, whose amino-acid sequence MKIAIDAMGGDDAPKEIVLGAIEATEQFDCELVLVGDKEKINKVLATKPNWNRNKISIYHADEVIEMGEHPGAAVRRKKNSSIVVATRLVKTGECDAVLSAGSTGAAVAAALLGLGRISGIDRPTIATPLPNSEGITLLLDSGANVDSKPNQLKQSAIMGAIYAKYVFGIHNPKVGLLNIGEEPTKGNEQALSTYPLLQSLKTINFIGNVEGRDIPKGTVDVVVCDGFVGNIVLKFAEGLAKTMIDLLKDAIKNSNIFSKLAALVLKSSLKKLSKRVDYAEYGGAPLLGVDGCFIICHGSSKAKAIRSAVGITCNYIKNDVVQHIKENVIKEADVENVKE is encoded by the coding sequence ATGAAAATTGCAATTGATGCAATGGGCGGTGATGATGCGCCAAAAGAAATTGTGCTTGGTGCTATAGAGGCTACAGAACAATTTGATTGCGAGTTAGTTTTAGTCGGAGATAAAGAAAAAATTAATAAAGTTTTAGCGACTAAACCTAATTGGAATAGAAATAAAATTTCGATTTATCATGCAGATGAAGTAATTGAAATGGGAGAGCATCCTGGTGCAGCTGTAAGAAGAAAAAAAAATTCTTCGATTGTTGTAGCTACAAGATTGGTAAAGACAGGAGAATGTGATGCGGTTCTTTCCGCTGGAAGTACTGGTGCTGCTGTAGCTGCGGCACTTCTTGGTTTAGGGCGTATTTCTGGGATTGATAGACCGACAATTGCGACTCCACTACCTAACAGTGAAGGAATAACTTTATTGTTAGATTCTGGTGCGAATGTTGATAGTAAACCAAACCAATTAAAGCAGAGTGCCATTATGGGGGCAATATATGCTAAATATGTTTTTGGTATACATAATCCGAAAGTTGGTTTGCTAAATATAGGAGAGGAACCTACAAAAGGAAATGAACAGGCGTTATCGACATATCCTCTTTTACAAAGCTTAAAAACAATTAACTTCATTGGAAATGTTGAAGGAAGAGATATTCCTAAAGGAACTGTTGACGTTGTAGTTTGTGATGGCTTTGTAGGAAATATTGTTTTAAAATTTGCCGAGGGATTAGCAAAAACAATGATTGATTTGCTAAAAGATGCGATAAAAAATAGTAATATATTCTCAAAATTGGCGGCTTTAGTATTAAAGTCAAGTCTTAAAAAGCTTAGTAAACGTGTCGATTATGCTGAATATGGTGGTGCACCTTTATTAGGGGTAGATGGGTGCTTTATTATTTGTCATGGAAGTTCAAAAGCCAAAGCGATTAGAAGTGCAGTTGGAATAACTTGTAATTATATAAAAAATGATGTGGTTCAGCATATTAAGGAGAATGTAATAAAGGAGGCCGATGTAGAAAATGTCAAAGAATAA
- a CDS encoding ATP synthase subunit B family protein translates to MTIEDFLDKMEQLILEAGRVPFTNKRVIEEDDLVTLLDALRRDVPNEIQDAQNIVKERNHILAEAEEEAKKIVEMAHNRADSLINDHIIAKKAQESAKDLMDATKKEREALRSDAFEYADAVFSQLDQNLNTALQTIRQAHVELKKIK, encoded by the coding sequence ATGACCATTGAAGACTTTTTGGATAAAATGGAACAGTTGATTCTAGAAGCAGGTAGGGTACCTTTTACGAACAAGAGAGTAATAGAAGAAGATGATTTAGTGACTCTTTTAGATGCATTAAGACGTGATGTTCCAAATGAAATTCAAGATGCACAAAATATCGTAAAGGAAAGAAATCATATTTTAGCTGAGGCTGAGGAGGAAGCTAAAAAAATCGTTGAGATGGCTCATAATAGGGCAGATTCTTTAATAAATGATCATATTATAGCCAAAAAAGCTCAAGAAAGTGCAAAAGATTTAATGGATGCAACGAAGAAGGAACGCGAAGCATTGCGTAGTGATGCTTTTGAATATGCAGATGCAGTTTTTAGTCAGTTAGATCAAAATTTAAATACTGCGCTTCAAACAATAAGACAAGCACATGTTGAATTAAAAAAAATTAAATAA
- the fapR gene encoding transcription factor FapR: MARMKKADRQRFLLEYIQETPFLTDEELSKRLHVSIQTIRLDRLELGVPELRERIKKMAEDAQLKVKSISNRDVVGELIDLELGKSGISLMTVTEDMVFEKTKVARGYHVFSQANSLALAVIDAPAAVTGVANIKYKIPIEVGEKLIAKAEIVKQRGNKYFVWVKIKNACQEVFRAKFIMVSLD, from the coding sequence ATGGCACGGATGAAGAAAGCTGATAGACAACGATTTTTATTAGAATATATACAAGAAACCCCTTTTTTAACTGATGAAGAGTTGTCAAAACGTTTACACGTTAGTATTCAGACAATTCGTTTAGATAGGTTAGAACTAGGGGTTCCAGAATTGCGCGAACGCATAAAAAAAATGGCAGAAGATGCGCAATTAAAAGTTAAATCAATATCTAATAGAGATGTTGTAGGAGAGCTTATAGATTTAGAATTAGGCAAAAGCGGAATATCTTTAATGACTGTTACAGAAGATATGGTTTTTGAAAAAACAAAAGTGGCAAGGGGATATCATGTCTTTTCTCAAGCAAATTCTTTGGCTTTAGCAGTAATTGATGCGCCGGCCGCTGTAACTGGAGTGGCAAATATAAAGTATAAAATACCGATAGAAGTCGGTGAAAAATTGATCGCAAAAGCAGAGATTGTAAAGCAAAGAGGTAATAAATATTTTGTTTGGGTAAAAATAAAAAATGCATGTCAAGAAGTATTTCGTGCTAAATTTATTATGGTTTCATTAGATTAA
- the coaD gene encoding pantetheine-phosphate adenylyltransferase — MRIAVCPGSFDPVTNGHIDIFERASGMFDLFIVGVFHNPNKKPLFTMEERVDLLKKSTEHIKNIKIDCFSGLLNEYVRENDSKIVVRGLRAISDFEYEFQRALLLKKIDSEIETIFMMTSNEYSFLSSSGIKELANFNGNIKGLVPEYVEIKIKQRISDLKKQMNR; from the coding sequence ATGCGGATTGCTGTATGTCCAGGGAGTTTTGATCCTGTTACCAACGGACATATTGATATTTTTGAAAGAGCAAGTGGAATGTTTGATTTGTTTATCGTTGGAGTTTTTCACAATCCAAACAAAAAACCGTTGTTTACGATGGAAGAACGTGTAGATTTATTAAAAAAATCTACTGAACATATAAAAAATATAAAAATAGATTGTTTTAGTGGATTACTAAATGAATATGTTAGAGAAAATGATTCTAAAATTGTTGTTCGTGGTTTAAGAGCGATTAGTGATTTTGAATATGAGTTTCAGCGAGCTTTATTATTAAAAAAGATAGATTCTGAAATTGAGACGATATTTATGATGACGAGTAATGAGTATTCGTTTTTAAGCTCGTCGGGAATTAAAGAATTAGCAAATTTCAATGGAAATATTAAAGGACTCGTGCCCGAGTATGTAGAAATAAAAATAAAACAAAGAATTTCTGATTTGAAAAAACAAATGAATAGATAG
- the rsmD gene encoding 16S rRNA (guanine(966)-N(2))-methyltransferase RsmD: MRIITGIAKGCKLKAPKGLVTRPTADRVKESLFSIIQNQIYASNVLDIFAGSGNLGLEALSRGANKAFFVDQSLDSICVIKDNAEHTKLIERCNIYKMDVFSALSKFMNMDLRFDLVFCDPPYHKGLSEKVLVLLDDLTILSNEALVIIEHSREDKLSENLKYLNLKKQQKYGTTIISIYQYNK, translated from the coding sequence ATGAGAATAATAACAGGAATTGCAAAAGGATGCAAATTAAAAGCGCCAAAAGGCTTAGTAACTAGACCAACGGCAGATAGGGTAAAAGAATCTTTATTTAGTATAATTCAAAATCAAATCTATGCTTCTAATGTATTAGATATTTTCGCTGGAAGTGGGAATTTAGGATTAGAGGCCTTGAGTAGGGGGGCTAATAAAGCCTTTTTCGTTGATCAGAGTTTAGATAGCATATGTGTAATAAAAGATAATGCTGAACATACAAAATTAATTGAACGATGCAATATTTATAAAATGGATGTTTTCTCAGCATTAAGCAAATTTATGAATATGGATTTGCGATTTGATCTTGTTTTTTGTGATCCTCCATATCACAAAGGGTTGAGTGAAAAGGTTCTAGTGCTCTTAGACGATCTGACAATTCTTTCAAATGAAGCATTGGTCATTATTGAACATTCTAGAGAAGATAAATTAAGTGAGAATTTAAAATATTTAAATTTAAAAAAACAACAAAAATATGGCACAACTATAATCAGTATATATCAATATAATAAATAG
- a CDS encoding DUF4127 family protein: protein MKSKIIASFSIFLIITCYFFSTIPSYKLMAPTPIQYQHKILLIPLDSRPPCTNFVIDLAKIVNIEIIIPPDEILDNYKTPANQILVRQWLKDNIKNVNFAIISTDMLIHGGLMASRLSEGSENDIVDTLQLLQEIHNQYPSIDLYAFNIIPRLWVGDSEETKKYQTSILEFSKLKDIIYTFHNPIDIERQKEVEAKLPTNIKNNYLTLYAENEKLNKELINLTQKGVLKQLLIGQDDGQSFGIPNIIKRNLQHYLWQKNIAENQVIITRGTDEIALTILGSINSTLQHHQPKIFVQYNDEKASSIVMPYMPHSVATTAKEKIEIAKGIQTTSIDSADFVLYVYIGTKDNMQNRYASAQELKKLLESGYKVALVDLSENFEASETLFPVLKANHVPLNQLIAYSGWNTTSNSIGTAITQATLFTGKLHNITSEKDLATTYSNHLTFLTSRFLEDWYYLKSSHAKIDHLLKAQNIDVYNLNDSYNFANAQLQKEMLQQSRILLNDSAYRIPIKIQYNDTYFLLKVKDMKIDVNYPWPRTFEIDIKPSLSFVISKDIS, encoded by the coding sequence GTGAAATCTAAAATTATTGCAAGCTTTTCTATTTTTCTTATAATAACCTGCTATTTTTTTTCAACTATTCCTAGTTATAAACTAATGGCACCCACCCCAATTCAATATCAACATAAAATTTTATTGATTCCATTAGACAGTCGCCCGCCTTGTACAAATTTTGTTATTGACCTAGCTAAAATAGTAAATATTGAAATAATCATTCCACCTGATGAAATTCTTGACAATTATAAAACACCCGCAAATCAAATTTTAGTACGACAATGGTTGAAAGATAATATTAAAAATGTAAATTTTGCTATTATATCTACAGACATGCTCATTCATGGAGGCCTAATGGCTTCACGCCTTTCCGAGGGCTCAGAGAATGACATAGTTGATACACTTCAGCTATTGCAAGAAATACATAATCAATATCCCAGCATAGATTTATATGCCTTTAATATAATTCCTCGTCTGTGGGTTGGCGACAGCGAAGAAACTAAAAAATATCAAACAAGCATTTTAGAATTTTCTAAATTAAAAGATATTATTTATACCTTTCATAATCCTATTGATATAGAACGACAAAAGGAAGTAGAAGCAAAACTTCCAACGAATATCAAAAATAACTATCTTACTTTATATGCTGAAAATGAAAAATTGAATAAAGAATTAATAAATTTAACCCAAAAAGGTGTTTTAAAACAACTTCTTATCGGTCAAGATGATGGACAATCCTTCGGCATTCCCAATATAATAAAAAGAAATTTACAACATTATTTATGGCAAAAAAACATCGCTGAGAACCAGGTAATTATTACCAGGGGGACCGATGAAATTGCCTTAACTATATTAGGGAGTATAAATTCTACACTTCAACATCATCAACCTAAAATTTTTGTACAATACAATGATGAAAAAGCATCAAGTATTGTAATGCCCTATATGCCACATTCAGTTGCAACTACCGCAAAAGAAAAAATTGAAATTGCTAAAGGAATTCAAACCACTTCTATTGATAGTGCGGATTTTGTTCTTTACGTTTACATTGGAACTAAAGACAATATGCAGAATCGATATGCTAGTGCACAAGAATTAAAAAAGCTTTTAGAGAGCGGCTACAAAGTCGCGCTAGTTGATTTAAGTGAAAACTTCGAAGCTTCTGAAACACTTTTTCCTGTGTTAAAGGCTAACCACGTTCCATTAAATCAGTTAATTGCCTACTCCGGATGGAATACCACAAGCAATTCTATCGGAACTGCGATTACCCAAGCAACTTTATTTACTGGCAAATTACACAATATCACCAGCGAAAAGGATTTAGCAACCACTTATTCGAATCATTTGACATTTTTAACCTCACGTTTCTTAGAAGATTGGTATTATTTAAAATCTTCACATGCGAAAATTGATCATCTTTTAAAAGCACAAAATATTGATGTATACAATTTAAATGATTCTTACAACTTTGCGAACGCACAATTACAAAAAGAAATGTTGCAGCAATCTCGTATTCTATTGAATGACTCCGCTTATAGAATTCCAATTAAAATCCAATATAATGATACTTATTTTCTTTTAAAAGTTAAAGATATGAAAATTGATGTAAACTATCCTTGGCCACGAACCTTTGAAATTGATATAAAACCTTCCTTATCGTTTGTTATTTCCAAAGATATTTCTTGA
- a CDS encoding beta-ketoacyl-ACP synthase III has product MSKNKFGVGIIGTGYYAPEKVVTNADLEKMVDTNNEWIIDRTGISERRIVDDNIATSDIAVKAAQNALADAGVKPEEIDLIIVATLTPDMVFPSAACVVQNKLQAVNAAAFDLSAACSGFVYAMSVGSQFIQSGMYKKVLIVAAESLSKITNWEDRNTCVLFGDGAGAAVLGPVEEGYGILGVELGADGSGAEFLHMPAGGSLYPATLETVKNKMHYIHMNGNEVFKFAIKIMGEAAYKALEDAGLDTKDVDCLIPHQANIRIIKSAAKRLHLPMDKVFVNVNKYGNTSAASIPIALAEAVKERHFKKGDIIVLVGFGAGLTWASCVLKWSKEE; this is encoded by the coding sequence ATGTCAAAGAATAAATTTGGAGTAGGAATAATAGGCACTGGGTACTATGCACCAGAAAAAGTGGTAACAAATGCGGATTTAGAGAAAATGGTTGATACGAATAATGAATGGATTATAGATCGGACAGGAATCAGTGAACGCCGAATTGTCGATGACAATATAGCAACCTCAGATATTGCAGTGAAAGCGGCGCAAAATGCTTTAGCTGATGCAGGGGTTAAGCCAGAAGAAATAGACCTTATTATTGTAGCGACCTTGACACCTGATATGGTTTTCCCGTCGGCGGCTTGTGTAGTACAAAATAAATTACAAGCGGTAAATGCAGCAGCTTTTGATTTATCGGCTGCTTGCTCTGGTTTTGTATATGCCATGAGTGTAGGAAGTCAATTTATTCAATCTGGAATGTACAAAAAGGTTCTAATTGTTGCTGCGGAGTCTTTATCGAAAATTACAAACTGGGAAGATCGTAATACTTGTGTATTATTTGGGGATGGTGCTGGTGCAGCTGTTCTTGGTCCTGTTGAAGAAGGATATGGGATACTTGGTGTAGAATTAGGTGCAGATGGTTCTGGAGCTGAATTCTTGCATATGCCAGCAGGAGGAAGTCTTTATCCTGCAACTTTGGAAACAGTGAAAAATAAAATGCATTATATTCATATGAATGGTAATGAAGTTTTTAAATTTGCAATTAAAATTATGGGCGAGGCTGCTTATAAAGCTTTAGAAGACGCAGGTTTGGATACTAAGGATGTGGATTGTCTTATCCCACATCAAGCAAATATTCGCATTATTAAATCGGCAGCAAAACGTTTACACTTGCCAATGGATAAAGTTTTTGTTAATGTTAATAAGTATGGAAATACTTCTGCAGCTTCAATTCCAATTGCGCTTGCAGAAGCTGTGAAAGAACGCCATTTTAAAAAAGGTGACATTATAGTTTTAGTCGGATTTGGTGCAGGGCTGACATGGGCATCTTGTGTATTGAAATGGTCGAAGGAGGAATAG
- a CDS encoding nucleotidyltransferase encodes MSILGIIAEYNPFHNGHQFHLNISKEKVQPSGIICVMSGNFTQRGEIALLDKWSRAEMAIKCGVDLVIELPFVFTARSAESFASGAIRLLDALKIVNTVSFGTEISNYNLLNSIALISENTDFLPLFKKHLKFGKSYPQALATSISSLLNISPEIISKPNNILAIEYLKAIHQYNSAIQPLLIERSIAQHNDTSIADVIASASAIRHQIFTNPQGLSAVKNCIPISTYNVMMNRLQENLLPSLDNLSIPLLAKLRNTTILNLQETPGIAEGLEHKIFNAMNISTSYESLLENIKSKRYPNSRLQRILLHFLIGTKKNSLHSFDKSGPLYARVLGFNQTGRALLKKVKQHSDIPIITKVSKHITSKDKNNSNLTDLQKMLLLDIYATDLFFLSLPDSKKHIGGLDFLNSPIFLI; translated from the coding sequence ATGTCTATATTAGGCATTATCGCAGAATACAATCCATTTCACAATGGTCATCAATTCCATTTAAATATTTCAAAAGAGAAAGTACAACCATCTGGAATCATATGTGTTATGAGTGGAAATTTTACTCAAAGAGGTGAAATAGCTTTGCTAGATAAATGGAGCAGAGCTGAAATGGCAATAAAATGCGGAGTAGATTTAGTTATAGAGCTTCCATTTGTGTTTACGGCACGCAGTGCTGAATCATTTGCAAGTGGCGCTATAAGATTGTTAGATGCCTTAAAAATCGTTAATACCGTTTCTTTTGGTACAGAAATTTCAAATTATAATTTGCTAAATAGTATTGCTCTCATTTCAGAAAACACAGATTTTTTACCCCTCTTTAAAAAGCACCTAAAATTCGGGAAAAGCTATCCGCAAGCATTAGCAACATCTATTAGTTCACTACTAAATATCTCGCCTGAAATAATTTCTAAACCGAACAATATATTAGCGATAGAATATTTAAAAGCAATTCATCAGTATAATTCCGCTATCCAGCCTTTGCTAATTGAACGCTCTATAGCTCAACATAATGACACAAGCATAGCTGATGTTATTGCTAGCGCATCTGCTATTAGGCATCAAATTTTCACCAATCCGCAAGGTTTATCGGCGGTAAAAAACTGTATTCCTATTTCAACTTATAATGTAATGATGAACCGATTACAAGAAAATTTGCTTCCTTCTCTAGATAACTTATCAATTCCACTACTTGCAAAGTTACGCAATACTACCATATTAAATCTTCAAGAAACTCCTGGAATAGCCGAAGGTTTAGAACATAAAATATTTAATGCTATGAATATATCGACTTCTTATGAATCATTACTTGAAAATATTAAAAGCAAACGATATCCAAATTCTAGGTTGCAAAGAATTTTACTTCATTTTCTAATAGGTACAAAAAAAAATTCCTTACACTCCTTTGACAAAAGCGGACCTTTATATGCTAGAGTTTTAGGTTTTAATCAAACGGGAAGAGCTTTATTAAAGAAAGTAAAACAACACTCCGATATTCCTATAATAACCAAAGTAAGTAAACACATTACATCTAAAGATAAAAACAATTCAAATCTAACAGATCTACAAAAAATGTTATTACTAGATATTTATGCAACCGACTTATTTTTTCTTAGTCTTCCAGATTCAAAAAAACATATTGGAGGATTAGATTTTTTAAACAGTCCTATTTTTTTAATTTAA
- the ylbJ gene encoding sporulation integral membrane protein YlbJ, whose protein sequence is MKTIKHSKIITYLFALGLIFMTISIIANPKITFDAAISGISLWWNVIFPSLLPFFILSELLMGIGVVNAIGVFLEPLMRPVFNVPGVGAFALSLGLASGYPMDAVITSKLKKNNLCSSIEAERLLAFSNTADPLFIFGAVSVGMFQSPELGMILALAHYSSSIIIGFIYSFYGRNKDQISSCVKPYNNIFKRAFQELYLYRQKDPRSIPNLLGDAIRTSMNTILLIGGFIVIFSVCLNLLSAIGIIAYLNLFFANLLTIIGFSDTLSQALSFGLFEIDLGVLAASQADCPLTEKVAIASAIIAWSGLSVHGQVASIATESHIRMFPYIISRFLHAIFSAILVLLLMGPANFITQLFLSPDITVTKSIHSLSDWILRIDFIAYQTCLILLVMFILSMFFLFLKKLFYIQK, encoded by the coding sequence ATGAAAACCATTAAACATTCCAAAATAATTACTTATTTATTTGCACTAGGTCTAATTTTCATGACCATTTCAATAATCGCTAATCCAAAAATAACTTTTGATGCAGCAATTTCTGGGATAAGTTTATGGTGGAACGTAATCTTCCCGTCTTTATTACCTTTCTTCATTCTTTCGGAACTTCTCATGGGTATTGGAGTTGTAAATGCCATAGGCGTTTTTCTTGAACCCTTAATGCGTCCCGTTTTTAATGTTCCTGGTGTAGGTGCTTTTGCTTTATCTCTTGGCCTTGCTTCAGGATATCCAATGGATGCAGTTATAACTAGTAAGTTGAAAAAAAACAACCTTTGTTCTTCTATTGAAGCGGAACGATTACTTGCATTCAGTAATACAGCTGATCCATTATTTATCTTTGGCGCAGTGTCCGTTGGAATGTTCCAGTCTCCTGAGTTAGGCATGATTTTAGCTTTGGCCCACTACTCTTCTAGTATAATTATAGGATTCATTTATAGTTTCTATGGAAGAAATAAAGATCAAATTTCTTCCTGCGTAAAACCCTATAATAATATTTTTAAACGTGCATTTCAGGAATTATATTTATATAGACAAAAAGACCCCCGTTCCATTCCTAACCTACTAGGAGACGCTATTAGAACTTCAATGAACACTATCTTATTAATCGGTGGATTTATTGTTATTTTCTCAGTTTGTCTGAATTTATTATCAGCAATTGGTATAATCGCATATTTAAATCTTTTCTTTGCTAATCTTTTGACAATTATAGGATTTAGTGATACTCTTTCACAAGCATTAAGCTTTGGATTATTCGAAATAGATTTAGGTGTATTAGCTGCAAGTCAAGCAGATTGCCCTTTAACTGAAAAAGTTGCAATTGCAAGCGCAATTATTGCTTGGAGTGGTTTATCTGTACATGGGCAAGTAGCAAGTATTGCAACTGAATCCCACATTCGAATGTTTCCCTATATAATCTCTCGTTTTTTACATGCAATTTTCTCAGCAATTCTAGTTCTTTTACTTATGGGACCAGCAAATTTCATCACTCAACTGTTTTTATCCCCTGATATTACCGTTACAAAATCAATTCATTCATTGTCAGATTGGATCTTAAGAATAGATTTTATCGCATACCAAACATGTCTTATATTGCTTGTTATGTTCATCTTATCTATGTTTTTTTTATTTTTAAAAAAGTTATTTTATATTCAGAAATAA
- the rpmF gene encoding 50S ribosomal protein L32 — MAVPKRKMSKARRDKRRANWKLTVPGLIACPQCHEPKMPHRVCSECGYYDGKEVVKVEAE; from the coding sequence ATGGCAGTACCTAAACGTAAAATGTCTAAAGCTCGTCGTGATAAACGTCGCGCGAATTGGAAATTAACTGTTCCTGGTCTTATTGCATGTCCGCAATGTCATGAACCTAAAATGCCACATCGTGTATGTTCTGAATGTGGTTACTACGATGGTAAAGAAGTAGTTAAAGTAGAAGCTGAATAA